The Deltaproteobacteria bacterium genome window below encodes:
- a CDS encoding HDOD domain-containing protein: MLDPSRRARIPDADIQPIHIDEPTAVRRGNCGERCVREAAAALVQAAEAPGFKLPMLPETANEAMSLAADPNIAMRRLERVIVSDTVLTARMLTVASSPAYGGVPLRSLGAALQRLGSGAIRDVLYQSVMECHMFRGDDERVARAQREHAVAVARLSKAICKVAGIDDGQAFVTGLLHDIGMLALQALRKLPATAHLDPDDIQKVEEIVHTTLGARMAAGWKLHPQVIEGIRRHHRYRDYEPGAYSQIGHVIAVADIIVHHLGLGGTPHPLTDEQHAEIAALGLDPAQVIAVAGAALLGS, from the coding sequence ATGCTCGACCCCAGCCGACGCGCCCGGATCCCGGACGCCGACATCCAACCCATCCACATCGACGAGCCGACCGCGGTCCGCCGCGGCAACTGTGGCGAGCGCTGCGTCCGCGAGGCCGCGGCAGCGCTCGTGCAAGCCGCCGAGGCGCCCGGCTTCAAGCTCCCGATGCTGCCCGAGACCGCCAACGAGGCGATGTCGCTCGCCGCCGATCCCAACATCGCGATGCGACGGCTCGAGCGCGTCATCGTGTCCGACACCGTGCTCACCGCACGGATGCTGACCGTCGCCAGCTCCCCGGCCTACGGCGGCGTGCCGCTGCGCAGCCTCGGCGCGGCGCTGCAACGCCTCGGCAGCGGGGCCATCCGCGACGTGCTCTACCAGAGCGTGATGGAGTGCCACATGTTCCGCGGCGACGACGAGCGCGTGGCGCGGGCGCAGCGCGAGCACGCCGTCGCGGTCGCGCGCCTGTCGAAGGCGATCTGCAAGGTCGCCGGCATCGACGACGGCCAGGCCTTCGTCACCGGCCTGCTCCACGACATCGGCATGCTGGCCCTGCAGGCGCTGCGCAAGCTCCCCGCCACCGCCCACCTCGACCCGGACGACATCCAGAAGGTCGAAGAGATCGTGCACACGACCCTGGGCGCCCGCATGGCCGCCGGCTGGAAGCTGCATCCGCAGGTCATCGAAGGCATCCGCCGGCACCACCGCTACCGCGACTACGAGCCGGGCGCGTACTCGCAGATCGGGCACGTGATCGCGGTCGCGGACATCATCGTCCACCACCTCGGCCTGGGCGGCACGCCGCATCCGCTGACCGACGAGCAGCACGCCGAGATCGCCGCGCTCGGCCTCGACCCCGCACAGGTGATCGCGGTGGCCGGCGCCGCGTTGCTGGGCTCGTAG